One genomic region from Buteo buteo chromosome 12, bButBut1.hap1.1, whole genome shotgun sequence encodes:
- the DLG4 gene encoding disks large homolog 4 isoform X2, producing the protein MDCLCIVTTKKYRYQDEDSPPLEQSPAHLPSQANSPPVIVNTDTLEAPAYVNGTEGEMEYEEITLERGNSGLGFSIAGGTDNPHVGDDPSIFITKIIPGGAAAQDGRLRVNDSILFVNEADVREVTHSAAVEALKEAGAVVRLYVMRRKALAEKVVEVKLIKGPKGLGFSIAGGVGNQHIPGDNSIYVTKVIEGGAAHKDGRLQIGDKILAVNNVSLEDVMHEDAVAALKNTYDVVYLRVAKPAATFLGDAFAPPDVTSSYSAHLDADLGPQSYLGPEFPPAMTPTSPRRYSPGPKDLLAEDDVPREPRRIMIHRGSTGLGFNIVGGEDGEGIFISFILAGGPADLSGELRKGDQILSVNGVDLRSATHEQAAVALKNAGQTVTIIAQYKPEEYSRFEAKIHDLREQLLSSSLGSGSASLRSDPKRGFYVRALFDYDKAKDCGFLSQALSFRFGDVLHVLDASDEEWWQARHVLPPGQPPDIGFVPSKRRVERREWTRLKAKDRVPGSGSQGREDAVLSYETVTQMEVHYARPIIILGPTKDRVNDDLLSEFPDKFGSCVPHTTRPKREYEVDGRDYHFVASRERMEKDIQGHKFIEAGQYNSHLYGTSVQSVREVAEQGKHCILDVSANAVRRLQAAQLHPIAIFIRPKSLENVLEISKRVTEEQARKAFDRATKLEQEFTECFSAMVEGDSFEEIYHKVKRVIEELSGPYIWVPARERL; encoded by the exons gccaactcgCCCCCCGTCATCGTCAACACTGACACGCTGGAGGCCCCCGCCTAC GTGAACGGCACCGAGGGCGAGATGGAGTACGAGGAGATCACACTGGAGCGG ggtAACTCAGGTTTGGGGTTCAGCATCGCGGGGGGCACCGACAACCCCCACGTCGGGGATGACCCCAGCATCTTCATCACCAAGATCATCCCCGGAGGCGCCGCTGCCCAGGATGGGCGGCTCAG GGTGAACGACAGCATCCTGTTCGTCAACGAGGCGGACGTGCGGGAGGTGACGCACAGCGCGGCCGTGGAGGCGCTGAAGGAGGCCGGCGCCGTCGTCCGCCTCTACGTCATGCGCCGCAAGGCCCTGGCCGAGAAGGTGGTGGAGGTCAAGCTCATCAAGGGGCCCAAAG GGCTGGGGTTCAGCATTGCGGGGGGCGTGGGGAACCAGCACATCCCGGGGGACAACAGCATCTACGTCACCAAAGTCATCGAGGGCGGCGCCGCGCACAAGGACGGGCGGCTGCAGATCGGGGACAAGATCCTGGCC GTGAACAACGTCAGCCTGGAGGATGTGATGCATGAGGACGCGGTGGCGGCGCTGAAGAACACCTACGACGTCGTCTACCTGCGGGTGGCTAAGCCGGCCGCCACCTTCCTCGGGGACGCCTTTGCCCCCCCCGACGTCACCAGCT CCTACTCAGCGCACCTGGACGCGGACCTGGGTCCCCAAAGCTACCTGGGCCCCGAGTTCCCCCCGGCCATGACCCCCACGTCCCCCCGGCGCTACTCCCCTGGCCCCAAGGACCTGCTGGCTGAGGACGACGTCCCCAG GGAGCCGCGGCGCATCATGATCCACCGGGGCTCGACGGGGCTGGGCTTCAACATCGTTGGGGGGGAGGATGGCGAGGGCATCTTCATCTCCTTCATCCTCGCCGGGGGCCCGGCCGACCTCAGCGGGGAGCTGCGCAAGGGCGACCAGATCCTCTCT GTGAACGGCGTGGACCTGCGCAGTGCCACGCACGAGCAGGCGGCGGTGGCGCTGAAGAACGCCGGCCAGACCGTCACCATCATCGCCCAGTACAAGCCCGAGG AGTACAGCCGCTTCGAGGCCAAGATCCACGACCTGCGGgagcagctgctgagcagcagcctgggctcGGGCAGCGCGTCCCTCCGCAGTGACCCCAAGCGCGGCTTCTACGTCCG GGCGCTGTTCGACTACGACAAGGCCAAGGACTGCGGGTTCCTCAGCCAGGCGCTCAGCTTCCGATTCGGGGATGTCCTCCACGTCCTGGACGCCTCCGACGAGGAGTGGTGGCAGGCGCGGCACGTCCTgccccccgggcagccccccgACATTGGCTTCGTCCCCAGCAAGCGGCG GGTGGAGCGGCGGGAGTGGACGCGGCTAAAGGCAAAG GATCGGGTCCCCGGATCGGGCTCGCAAg GGCGGGAGGACGCGGTGCTGAGCTACGAGACGGTGACGCAGATGGAAG TGCACTACGCCCGCCCCATCATCATCCTGGGCCCCACCAAGGACCGGGTGAACGACGATCTCCTCTCTGAGTTCCCCGACAAGTTCGGCTCCTGCGTCCCCC acACGACGCGGCCCAAGCGGGAGTACGAGGTGGACGGGCGTGACTATCACTTTGTGGCCTCGCGGGAGCGGATGGAGAAGGACATCCAGGGCCACAAGTTCATCGAGGCCGGGCAGTACAACAGCCACCTCTACGGCACCAGCGTCCAGTCCGTGCGCGAGGTGGCCGAGCAG GGCAAGCACTGCATCCTGGACGTGTCGGCCAACGCGGTGCGGCGGCTCCAGGCGGCCCAGCTGCACCCCATCGCCATCTTCATCCGCCCCAAGTCCCTGGAGAACGTCCT GGAGATCAGCAAGCGGGTGACGGAGGAGCAGGCACGGAAAGCGTTCGACCGGGCGACCAAACTGGAGCAGGAGTTCACCGAGTGCTTCTCCG
- the DLG4 gene encoding disks large homolog 4 isoform X3 has protein sequence MGIGWGHDGDGWLQIGDKILAVNNVSLEDVMHEDAVAALKNTYDVVYLRVAKPAATFLGDAFAPPDVTSSYSAHLDADLGPQSYLGPEFPPAMTPTSPRRYSPGPKDLLAEDDVPREPRRIMIHRGSTGLGFNIVGGEDGEGIFISFILAGGPADLSGELRKGDQILSVNGVDLRSATHEQAAVALKNAGQTVTIIAQYKPEEYSRFEAKIHDLREQLLSSSLGSGSASLRSDPKRGFYVRALFDYDKAKDCGFLSQALSFRFGDVLHVLDASDEEWWQARHVLPPGQPPDIGFVPSKRRVERREWTRLKAKDRVPGSGSQGREDAVLSYETVTQMEVHYARPIIILGPTKDRVNDDLLSEFPDKFGSCVPHTTRPKREYEVDGRDYHFVASRERMEKDIQGHKFIEAGQYNSHLYGTSVQSVREVAEQGKHCILDVSANAVRRLQAAQLHPIAIFIRPKSLENVLEISKRVTEEQARKAFDRATKLEQEFTECFSAMVEGDSFEEIYHKVKRVIEELSGPYIWVPARERL, from the exons ATGGGGATAGGATGGGGACACGATGGGGATGGGTGGCTGCAGATCGGGGACAAGATCCTGGCC GTGAACAACGTCAGCCTGGAGGATGTGATGCATGAGGACGCGGTGGCGGCGCTGAAGAACACCTACGACGTCGTCTACCTGCGGGTGGCTAAGCCGGCCGCCACCTTCCTCGGGGACGCCTTTGCCCCCCCCGACGTCACCAGCT CCTACTCAGCGCACCTGGACGCGGACCTGGGTCCCCAAAGCTACCTGGGCCCCGAGTTCCCCCCGGCCATGACCCCCACGTCCCCCCGGCGCTACTCCCCTGGCCCCAAGGACCTGCTGGCTGAGGACGACGTCCCCAG GGAGCCGCGGCGCATCATGATCCACCGGGGCTCGACGGGGCTGGGCTTCAACATCGTTGGGGGGGAGGATGGCGAGGGCATCTTCATCTCCTTCATCCTCGCCGGGGGCCCGGCCGACCTCAGCGGGGAGCTGCGCAAGGGCGACCAGATCCTCTCT GTGAACGGCGTGGACCTGCGCAGTGCCACGCACGAGCAGGCGGCGGTGGCGCTGAAGAACGCCGGCCAGACCGTCACCATCATCGCCCAGTACAAGCCCGAGG AGTACAGCCGCTTCGAGGCCAAGATCCACGACCTGCGGgagcagctgctgagcagcagcctgggctcGGGCAGCGCGTCCCTCCGCAGTGACCCCAAGCGCGGCTTCTACGTCCG GGCGCTGTTCGACTACGACAAGGCCAAGGACTGCGGGTTCCTCAGCCAGGCGCTCAGCTTCCGATTCGGGGATGTCCTCCACGTCCTGGACGCCTCCGACGAGGAGTGGTGGCAGGCGCGGCACGTCCTgccccccgggcagccccccgACATTGGCTTCGTCCCCAGCAAGCGGCG GGTGGAGCGGCGGGAGTGGACGCGGCTAAAGGCAAAG GATCGGGTCCCCGGATCGGGCTCGCAAg GGCGGGAGGACGCGGTGCTGAGCTACGAGACGGTGACGCAGATGGAAG TGCACTACGCCCGCCCCATCATCATCCTGGGCCCCACCAAGGACCGGGTGAACGACGATCTCCTCTCTGAGTTCCCCGACAAGTTCGGCTCCTGCGTCCCCC acACGACGCGGCCCAAGCGGGAGTACGAGGTGGACGGGCGTGACTATCACTTTGTGGCCTCGCGGGAGCGGATGGAGAAGGACATCCAGGGCCACAAGTTCATCGAGGCCGGGCAGTACAACAGCCACCTCTACGGCACCAGCGTCCAGTCCGTGCGCGAGGTGGCCGAGCAG GGCAAGCACTGCATCCTGGACGTGTCGGCCAACGCGGTGCGGCGGCTCCAGGCGGCCCAGCTGCACCCCATCGCCATCTTCATCCGCCCCAAGTCCCTGGAGAACGTCCT GGAGATCAGCAAGCGGGTGACGGAGGAGCAGGCACGGAAAGCGTTCGACCGGGCGACCAAACTGGAGCAGGAGTTCACCGAGTGCTTCTCCG
- the DLG4 gene encoding disks large homolog 4 isoform X4 — MEYEEITLERGNSGLGFSIAGGTDNPHVGDDPSIFITKIIPGGAAAQDGRLRVNDSILFVNEADVREVTHSAAVEALKEAGAVVRLYVMRRKALAEKVVEVKLIKGPKGLGFSIAGGVGNQHIPGDNSIYVTKVIEGGAAHKDGRLQIGDKILAVNNVSLEDVMHEDAVAALKNTYDVVYLRVAKPAATFLGDAFAPPDVTSSYSAHLDADLGPQSYLGPEFPPAMTPTSPRRYSPGPKDLLAEDDVPREPRRIMIHRGSTGLGFNIVGGEDGEGIFISFILAGGPADLSGELRKGDQILSVNGVDLRSATHEQAAVALKNAGQTVTIIAQYKPEEYSRFEAKIHDLREQLLSSSLGSGSASLRSDPKRGFYVRALFDYDKAKDCGFLSQALSFRFGDVLHVLDASDEEWWQARHVLPPGQPPDIGFVPSKRRVERREWTRLKAKDRVPGSGSQGREDAVLSYETVTQMEVHYARPIIILGPTKDRVNDDLLSEFPDKFGSCVPHTTRPKREYEVDGRDYHFVASRERMEKDIQGHKFIEAGQYNSHLYGTSVQSVREVAEQGKHCILDVSANAVRRLQAAQLHPIAIFIRPKSLENVLEISKRVTEEQARKAFDRATKLEQEFTECFSAMVEGDSFEEIYHKVKRVIEELSGPYIWVPARERL, encoded by the exons ATGGAGTACGAGGAGATCACACTGGAGCGG ggtAACTCAGGTTTGGGGTTCAGCATCGCGGGGGGCACCGACAACCCCCACGTCGGGGATGACCCCAGCATCTTCATCACCAAGATCATCCCCGGAGGCGCCGCTGCCCAGGATGGGCGGCTCAG GGTGAACGACAGCATCCTGTTCGTCAACGAGGCGGACGTGCGGGAGGTGACGCACAGCGCGGCCGTGGAGGCGCTGAAGGAGGCCGGCGCCGTCGTCCGCCTCTACGTCATGCGCCGCAAGGCCCTGGCCGAGAAGGTGGTGGAGGTCAAGCTCATCAAGGGGCCCAAAG GGCTGGGGTTCAGCATTGCGGGGGGCGTGGGGAACCAGCACATCCCGGGGGACAACAGCATCTACGTCACCAAAGTCATCGAGGGCGGCGCCGCGCACAAGGACGGGCGGCTGCAGATCGGGGACAAGATCCTGGCC GTGAACAACGTCAGCCTGGAGGATGTGATGCATGAGGACGCGGTGGCGGCGCTGAAGAACACCTACGACGTCGTCTACCTGCGGGTGGCTAAGCCGGCCGCCACCTTCCTCGGGGACGCCTTTGCCCCCCCCGACGTCACCAGCT CCTACTCAGCGCACCTGGACGCGGACCTGGGTCCCCAAAGCTACCTGGGCCCCGAGTTCCCCCCGGCCATGACCCCCACGTCCCCCCGGCGCTACTCCCCTGGCCCCAAGGACCTGCTGGCTGAGGACGACGTCCCCAG GGAGCCGCGGCGCATCATGATCCACCGGGGCTCGACGGGGCTGGGCTTCAACATCGTTGGGGGGGAGGATGGCGAGGGCATCTTCATCTCCTTCATCCTCGCCGGGGGCCCGGCCGACCTCAGCGGGGAGCTGCGCAAGGGCGACCAGATCCTCTCT GTGAACGGCGTGGACCTGCGCAGTGCCACGCACGAGCAGGCGGCGGTGGCGCTGAAGAACGCCGGCCAGACCGTCACCATCATCGCCCAGTACAAGCCCGAGG AGTACAGCCGCTTCGAGGCCAAGATCCACGACCTGCGGgagcagctgctgagcagcagcctgggctcGGGCAGCGCGTCCCTCCGCAGTGACCCCAAGCGCGGCTTCTACGTCCG GGCGCTGTTCGACTACGACAAGGCCAAGGACTGCGGGTTCCTCAGCCAGGCGCTCAGCTTCCGATTCGGGGATGTCCTCCACGTCCTGGACGCCTCCGACGAGGAGTGGTGGCAGGCGCGGCACGTCCTgccccccgggcagccccccgACATTGGCTTCGTCCCCAGCAAGCGGCG GGTGGAGCGGCGGGAGTGGACGCGGCTAAAGGCAAAG GATCGGGTCCCCGGATCGGGCTCGCAAg GGCGGGAGGACGCGGTGCTGAGCTACGAGACGGTGACGCAGATGGAAG TGCACTACGCCCGCCCCATCATCATCCTGGGCCCCACCAAGGACCGGGTGAACGACGATCTCCTCTCTGAGTTCCCCGACAAGTTCGGCTCCTGCGTCCCCC acACGACGCGGCCCAAGCGGGAGTACGAGGTGGACGGGCGTGACTATCACTTTGTGGCCTCGCGGGAGCGGATGGAGAAGGACATCCAGGGCCACAAGTTCATCGAGGCCGGGCAGTACAACAGCCACCTCTACGGCACCAGCGTCCAGTCCGTGCGCGAGGTGGCCGAGCAG GGCAAGCACTGCATCCTGGACGTGTCGGCCAACGCGGTGCGGCGGCTCCAGGCGGCCCAGCTGCACCCCATCGCCATCTTCATCCGCCCCAAGTCCCTGGAGAACGTCCT GGAGATCAGCAAGCGGGTGACGGAGGAGCAGGCACGGAAAGCGTTCGACCGGGCGACCAAACTGGAGCAGGAGTTCACCGAGTGCTTCTCCG